Proteins encoded by one window of Mucilaginibacter inviolabilis:
- a CDS encoding HD domain-containing protein — protein sequence MNFEHLIQQVAFIHEIDKVKYIQRKTRLFNSDRNENDAEHSWHLAVMTMVLAEHSNEPVNTLKVIKMLLIHDVVEIDAGDVFLYDTVLNHTNTEAERKAAERIFGLLPTEQAEEFTAIWEEFEAGETPEAKFARAMDRLEPLLQNISNNGGTWKEHNVSYDKVVQKKSIIQQGSETLWDFAKTLIDESVAKGILKKEE from the coding sequence ATGAATTTTGAGCATCTCATCCAACAAGTGGCTTTTATCCACGAAATAGACAAAGTAAAATACATCCAGCGTAAAACCCGCCTTTTTAACAGCGACAGGAACGAGAACGACGCCGAGCACAGCTGGCACTTAGCAGTGATGACTATGGTTCTGGCCGAACACTCCAACGAACCTGTAAACACGCTTAAAGTGATCAAAATGCTGCTGATACATGACGTAGTAGAGATTGATGCCGGTGATGTTTTTTTGTACGATACGGTACTCAATCACACCAATACCGAAGCTGAGCGTAAAGCTGCTGAAAGGATTTTCGGTCTGTTACCAACAGAACAAGCCGAAGAATTTACTGCCATATGGGAAGAATTTGAGGCTGGTGAAACCCCGGAAGCCAAATTTGCCCGCGCAATGGATCGCTTGGAGCCATTGCTTCAAAACATATCCAACAATGGAGGAACCTGGAAAGAGCATAACGTTAGTTATGATAAAGTAGTGCAAAAGAAAAGCATCATACAGCAAGGCTCAGAAACCCTTTGGGATTTTGCCAAAACGCTGATTGATGAAAGTGTAGCAAAAGGGATTTTGAAGAAGGAAGAGTGA
- a CDS encoding SDR family NAD(P)-dependent oxidoreductase encodes MNTYALITGASKGIGRALALQLAKKGYPVLLVARSRDELQALATEIITTYQIQARWLAIDLSDSDAPEKVVKWCTDNAYAVSVLINNAGYGVWGSFESVDIAGQLNVIDLNINALVKLTHGAIPLLKQQAQAYILNVGSTAAYQAVPTLGVYSATKAFVLSFTRALRYELKGTTISVSCLSPGPTDTGFAHRAGLDAFADLAAKFNMQPEEVAAIGLKGMFNKKAEIVPGLLNKLSVIGARHLPKALIEKIGGDLYKSK; translated from the coding sequence ATGAATACTTACGCTTTAATTACCGGAGCCAGCAAAGGCATAGGCAGGGCATTGGCTCTACAGCTCGCAAAAAAAGGTTATCCGGTTTTACTGGTGGCCCGCTCCAGAGATGAACTGCAGGCACTGGCAACCGAAATAATAACCACCTACCAGATACAGGCGCGGTGGCTGGCTATTGATCTGTCTGATAGCGACGCCCCGGAAAAGGTTGTAAAATGGTGTACCGATAATGCCTACGCTGTATCTGTGCTGATCAATAACGCTGGCTATGGCGTTTGGGGCAGTTTTGAAAGCGTAGACATAGCTGGGCAGCTCAACGTGATCGATTTAAATATCAATGCGTTGGTAAAATTAACGCATGGGGCTATCCCTCTATTAAAACAACAAGCACAGGCTTATATATTAAATGTAGGCAGTACGGCCGCCTACCAGGCTGTGCCTACCTTGGGGGTTTATTCGGCCACAAAAGCTTTTGTGTTATCATTTACCCGGGCTTTAAGATATGAACTTAAAGGCACTACTATATCGGTAAGCTGCCTGAGCCCAGGTCCTACGGATACCGGTTTTGCCCATCGCGCAGGTTTGGATGCCTTTGCCGACCTGGCGGCTAAATTCAATATGCAACCAGAGGAAGTTGCTGCAATAGGATTAAAAGGAATGTTCAACAAAAAGGCCGAGATTGTACCCGGCCTGTTGAACAAGCTTTCGGTGATAGGCGCCCGGCACCTACCCAAAGCCCTTATTGAAAAAATAGGTGGGGATCTGTATAAGAGTAAGTAA
- a CDS encoding HupE/UreJ family protein translates to MTDFSLYFELGWQHICNWEGYDHILFVTVLCGTYLLADWRKVLVLVTAFTIGHSITLALSVLNIIHINTSLIEFLIPVTIVFTSLVNVFNKKRTVTTMRLNYTLALFFGLIHGMGFSNYLKSLLGSSSNITAQLFAFNLGLEFGQVLIVISALLISYLLIKFAKTPQREWTMFLSSAIFGIAFIMCIERFLLIKFR, encoded by the coding sequence ATGACTGATTTTTCTTTATACTTTGAACTGGGGTGGCAGCACATCTGCAACTGGGAAGGATACGACCATATTTTGTTTGTAACCGTACTGTGCGGAACTTATCTGCTGGCCGACTGGCGCAAGGTACTTGTGCTGGTTACAGCCTTTACTATTGGTCATTCTATCACGCTGGCATTAAGTGTTTTAAATATCATCCATATCAACACCTCTCTTATTGAATTCCTGATACCCGTAACCATTGTTTTTACCAGTTTGGTAAATGTATTCAATAAAAAACGCACGGTAACCACCATGCGCCTTAACTATACGCTGGCGCTTTTTTTCGGACTGATACATGGTATGGGTTTCTCTAATTACCTCAAAAGTTTGCTGGGGAGCAGCAGTAATATTACCGCGCAGCTGTTTGCTTTTAACCTGGGGCTGGAGTTTGGGCAGGTGCTAATTGTAATATCTGCGTTACTTATCTCTTATTTATTAATCAAATTTGCCAAAACACCACAGCGTGAGTGGACAATGTTCCTTTCGTCGGCTATATTTGGAATTGCTTTTATCATGTGCATTGAACGCTTTTTACTCATAAAATTCAGATGA
- the msrA gene encoding peptide-methionine (S)-S-oxide reductase MsrA translates to MNIQKITFGNGCFWCTEAVFQSLKGVISVTSGYMGGKVLNPTYEQVCTGATGHAEVIHLEYDADVISFDELLLVFFKTHNPTTLNRQGNDVGTQYRSAIFYYTHEQKQASEAMIKTLTNEHVFDDPIVTEITPASEFYSAEDYHQNYFNDNPNKSYCAFVIQPKLNKFAKEFKDKIKPELL, encoded by the coding sequence ATGAACATACAAAAAATAACATTTGGCAACGGTTGCTTTTGGTGCACCGAAGCTGTATTTCAATCACTTAAAGGTGTAATCTCAGTAACATCCGGCTATATGGGTGGTAAGGTTTTAAACCCTACTTATGAGCAGGTTTGTACCGGCGCCACCGGCCATGCTGAGGTGATACACCTGGAGTATGATGCCGACGTAATTTCATTTGATGAATTACTATTGGTGTTTTTCAAAACGCACAATCCTACTACGTTAAACCGTCAGGGTAATGATGTGGGCACACAATACCGCTCGGCTATATTTTACTATACCCATGAGCAGAAACAGGCATCGGAAGCTATGATCAAAACATTGACCAATGAACATGTTTTTGATGATCCGATAGTTACAGAAATTACCCCGGCCAGTGAGTTTTATTCGGCGGAAGATTATCATCAGAACTATTTTAACGATAATCCTAATAAATCGTACTGTGCATTTGTGATCCAGCCAAAACTGAATAAATTTGCCAAGGAGTTCAAGGATAAAATTAAGCCCGAACTTTTATAA
- a CDS encoding DNA gyrase/topoisomerase IV subunit A: MSEDLNQNDIPDSNEQKLHNVTSLDGLYENWFLDYASYVILDRAVPHINDGLKPVQRRILHSLKEMDDGRFNKAANVIGNTMKYHPHGDASIGDAMVQIGQKNLLIDCQGNWGDPVTGDSAAAPRYIEARLSKFALDVVFNADTTVWQASYDGRNKEPITLPVKFPLLLAQGAEGIAVGLATKILPHNFIELLDASIAVLKGERPNLLPDFPTGGMADASLYNEGQRGGKIRVRAKIVERDKKTLAITEIPFSTTTGSLIDSVISANDKGKIKIKKIEDNTAQNVEIIIHLAPGISPDVTIDALYAFTDCEVSISPNTCVIQDDKPRFMSVNDMLNESTFFTKDLLKQELEIRLKELMERIFFSSLLKIFIQEGMYKHPEYENSGNFEAVLEVLNRLFEPFFPQFYREILPEDYKKLIDKPMSSITRFDVKKADELMKTLENEIKQVKHHLKHLTDYTIAWFEKLKEKYGKDRERKTELRTFDKVEAAQVALANVKLYVNREDGFIGSGLKKDELVGDCSDIDEIIVFRADGRCIITKVQDKVFVGKEIIHVAVFKKNDERTVYNMIYKDGTSGISYIKRFSVVGVTRDKEYDLTKGTKGTKVLYFSANPNGEAEVVNVQLKPHSKLKKLQFDEDFATLAIKGRGSMGNIITKYPVKKIILKSKGISTLAGRKIWYDDILKRLNADSRGKYLGEFDGDDRILNVLSNGVYELTSFDLNNHFDDKMILIEKYNPKKVYSVIHLDGKSKNYMVKRFSFELIALGKQVSIISEEAGSKLILMAKESPLVSVVQLKGKDQTPETIEVNLAELIDVKGMKAMGNRLSQFPVKSVELIADSEGVDEPVDTEEPETELDEEAGAEEPVDQLSGDESEPEIVQPKAKWQASPVQPAAPKQEPKEPEDKEAEPSDDQPKEVHKKVDFEITNPDDIQLDDKGQLGLF; this comes from the coding sequence ATGAGTGAAGATCTGAATCAAAACGATATCCCCGACAGCAATGAACAAAAATTACATAATGTTACCTCACTCGACGGGTTATACGAAAACTGGTTCCTGGATTATGCTTCTTACGTAATTCTCGACCGTGCCGTTCCGCATATTAATGATGGGTTAAAACCCGTACAGCGCCGGATACTGCACTCCCTGAAAGAAATGGACGACGGACGTTTTAACAAAGCGGCCAACGTAATAGGTAATACCATGAAGTATCACCCGCATGGTGATGCCTCTATTGGCGATGCCATGGTACAGATAGGGCAAAAGAACCTGCTGATTGATTGCCAGGGTAACTGGGGCGATCCCGTAACCGGCGATTCGGCCGCGGCACCACGTTATATTGAAGCGCGCCTGTCGAAATTTGCGCTTGACGTTGTTTTTAATGCTGATACCACCGTTTGGCAGGCCAGCTATGACGGGCGTAACAAGGAGCCTATTACGCTGCCGGTAAAATTCCCTTTGCTGCTGGCACAGGGCGCCGAAGGTATTGCGGTAGGTTTGGCTACTAAAATATTACCGCATAATTTTATTGAACTGTTGGATGCATCAATCGCCGTATTGAAAGGCGAGCGACCAAACCTGCTGCCCGATTTTCCTACAGGTGGTATGGCCGATGCTTCGTTATATAATGAAGGGCAGCGCGGTGGCAAGATCCGGGTGCGTGCCAAAATTGTAGAGCGCGATAAAAAAACGCTGGCTATTACCGAGATCCCATTCTCGACCACTACCGGCAGTTTGATCGATAGTGTGATATCGGCCAATGATAAGGGTAAGATCAAGATCAAAAAGATCGAAGATAATACTGCGCAGAATGTCGAGATAATTATTCACCTGGCACCCGGTATTTCGCCCGATGTAACTATCGACGCGTTGTATGCTTTTACTGATTGCGAGGTGTCTATATCGCCAAATACCTGCGTTATCCAGGATGATAAGCCGCGGTTCATGAGTGTAAATGATATGCTTAATGAAAGCACTTTTTTTACAAAAGATTTGCTGAAGCAGGAACTGGAGATCAGGCTGAAGGAGTTGATGGAACGGATCTTCTTCAGTTCATTACTTAAAATATTTATACAGGAGGGGATGTACAAACACCCCGAATACGAAAACTCAGGCAATTTTGAAGCTGTGTTGGAGGTATTGAACCGTTTGTTTGAGCCTTTCTTCCCGCAGTTTTACCGGGAGATATTACCCGAGGATTATAAAAAGCTGATCGATAAACCCATGAGCAGCATCACCCGCTTTGACGTTAAAAAAGCGGATGAGCTGATGAAAACATTGGAGAATGAGATCAAGCAGGTGAAACACCATCTCAAACACCTCACCGATTATACCATTGCCTGGTTTGAAAAGCTGAAAGAGAAATATGGTAAAGACCGGGAACGTAAAACCGAGCTGCGCACCTTTGATAAGGTAGAAGCTGCCCAAGTAGCATTGGCTAACGTAAAGCTTTATGTTAACCGCGAGGATGGCTTTATAGGTTCGGGCCTTAAAAAGGATGAACTGGTGGGCGATTGCTCGGATATCGACGAGATCATTGTTTTCCGTGCCGACGGGCGCTGTATCATCACCAAAGTGCAGGACAAGGTGTTTGTGGGTAAAGAGATCATTCACGTGGCTGTATTTAAAAAGAATGACGAGCGCACCGTGTACAACATGATCTATAAGGATGGCACGAGCGGTATCAGCTATATCAAACGCTTCTCGGTGGTGGGTGTAACCCGCGATAAGGAATACGACCTCACTAAAGGAACCAAAGGCACCAAGGTATTATATTTTAGCGCTAATCCTAACGGCGAGGCCGAGGTAGTGAACGTGCAGCTAAAACCGCACTCCAAACTCAAAAAACTGCAGTTTGATGAAGATTTTGCCACCCTGGCTATCAAAGGCCGTGGTTCTATGGGTAACATTATTACCAAATACCCGGTTAAAAAGATCATCCTGAAAAGTAAAGGTATATCAACACTGGCTGGTCGTAAGATCTGGTACGACGATATCCTTAAACGCCTGAATGCCGATAGCCGCGGTAAATACCTGGGCGAATTTGATGGTGATGACCGGATATTGAATGTGCTGAGTAACGGTGTATATGAATTGACCAGTTTTGATCTGAATAATCACTTTGATGATAAGATGATCCTGATTGAAAAGTACAACCCCAAGAAAGTTTACTCGGTTATCCACCTGGATGGCAAATCAAAAAACTATATGGTAAAGCGTTTCTCGTTTGAACTTATAGCTTTAGGCAAACAGGTAAGTATCATCAGTGAAGAAGCCGGATCAAAACTGATATTGATGGCTAAAGAATCACCTCTGGTGAGTGTGGTTCAACTGAAAGGTAAAGATCAGACCCCTGAAACGATTGAAGTAAATCTGGCCGAACTGATTGATGTAAAAGGGATGAAGGCTATGGGTAACCGGCTGTCGCAATTCCCGGTAAAATCAGTGGAACTGATAGCCGATAGCGAAGGCGTGGATGAGCCCGTTGATACAGAAGAACCGGAAACCGAATTAGATGAAGAAGCAGGTGCAGAGGAACCTGTTGATCAGCTATCGGGCGATGAATCCGAACCGGAAATTGTTCAGCCTAAAGCTAAATGGCAGGCATCCCCGGTACAGCCAGCAGCTCCAAAACAGGAACCGAAAGAACCAGAGGACAAAGAAGCGGAACCATCGGATGATCAACCCAAAGAAGTTCATAAAAAAGTAGACTTTGAGATCACTAACCCAGACGACATCCAGTTGGATGATAAAGGCCAGTTAGGGTTATTTTAG
- a CDS encoding DoxX family membrane protein, which translates to MKIAVLIARILLGLIFVVFGLHFFFHFSFMPAPTPMPEKAQAFTGGLYGSGYFLQYMKVIEITSGLAILVNRFTAFFLLILFPITLNIFLFHAILVPSGIPVAAVIIILHLFLAFAYRKYYASLFTAVPTIS; encoded by the coding sequence ATGAAAATTGCAGTATTAATTGCCCGCATTTTGCTGGGCCTCATCTTTGTGGTATTTGGTCTTCATTTCTTTTTCCATTTTTCCTTTATGCCGGCCCCAACGCCCATGCCCGAAAAAGCACAAGCCTTTACCGGCGGCCTTTATGGTTCCGGTTATTTTTTACAGTACATGAAAGTGATTGAAATTACAAGCGGCCTGGCTATACTGGTTAACCGCTTTACCGCTTTCTTTTTGCTCATCCTGTTTCCGATAACGTTAAACATATTCCTGTTTCATGCTATTTTAGTACCATCGGGCATACCCGTTGCAGCTGTTATTATTATACTGCACTTATTTTTGGCTTTTGCCTACCGTAAATATTACGCCAGCCTATTTACGGCTGTGCCAACCATATCATAA
- a CDS encoding 5'-nucleotidase, lipoprotein e(P4) family, with the protein MKKSYCYLIPALLVLGACASKKVTTTTAPSTANAASAVNGNTSITNDGKIWASLWQQRAAEYRALCFQAYNIAKQRVDEGVKKVSTKPLAIVTDIDETLLDNSPYDAAQGLKNADYSDKTWKQWTDKAQADTVPGAPAFFKYAASKGITIYYITNRNENERGATLYNLQKYAMPNANDEHLFLKNGNSSKEDRRQEVLKTHEILLLCGDNLPDFNMLYDNHPTEENRTAITQKLQKEFGSRYIVIPNPSYGDFEGALFQYNYKLSPAQKDSIIRAKVKADR; encoded by the coding sequence ATGAAAAAAAGCTATTGCTATTTAATACCAGCCCTTTTAGTGCTCGGCGCTTGCGCATCAAAAAAAGTAACCACTACAACTGCCCCTTCTACAGCCAATGCAGCATCAGCTGTTAATGGCAATACATCCATTACCAACGATGGTAAAATATGGGCGTCTTTATGGCAGCAAAGGGCGGCCGAATATAGGGCATTATGTTTTCAGGCGTATAACATTGCCAAACAGCGTGTAGACGAAGGCGTAAAAAAGGTAAGTACCAAGCCGCTGGCCATTGTGACCGATATTGACGAAACTTTGTTGGATAATAGTCCTTACGATGCTGCACAAGGTCTGAAAAATGCAGATTACAGCGATAAAACCTGGAAACAGTGGACAGATAAGGCCCAGGCCGATACCGTGCCCGGTGCACCAGCCTTTTTTAAATATGCGGCCTCAAAAGGTATCACCATTTACTATATCACCAACCGTAACGAGAACGAGCGTGGCGCCACACTGTACAATCTGCAGAAATACGCCATGCCCAATGCCAACGATGAGCATTTGTTTTTAAAAAACGGCAACTCCAGTAAAGAAGATCGCCGCCAGGAAGTATTAAAAACGCATGAGATCTTACTGCTTTGCGGCGATAACCTGCCCGATTTTAATATGCTGTATGATAATCATCCTACCGAAGAAAACCGCACGGCGATAACCCAAAAACTGCAAAAAGAATTTGGCAGCCGCTACATCGTAATCCCTAACCCGTCATACGGCGATTTTGAAGGTGCGCTGTTCCAGTATAATTATAAACTGAGTCCTGCGCAAAAAGA
- a CDS encoding aldose 1-epimerase family protein, whose protein sequence is MTVLENEFLKVAIDLKGAQLSSFYNKQTGIEHLWQANPDIWPWHSPNLFPVVGGLINNQLLVEGQPYEMGRHGFARQSEFILLEADEVSASFSLPYCEKTLQVYPYKFDYQVLYMLIDNSLRVTHKVINLDKKTIYFSVGAHPAFNIPFFKDENYEDYYLEFETDEHLEANMLSADGFFTGETHPVATPGNKLHLTRHLFDADALVFKQLNSRMVSIKSKKHDQSVSVEFPHYNYLGVWAKPGADFVCIEPWLGCADTQDHHVNINKKEAIQTLHAGHVFEAPYFISL, encoded by the coding sequence ATGACCGTATTAGAAAACGAGTTTCTTAAAGTAGCCATTGATTTGAAGGGCGCGCAGCTCAGTTCATTTTATAACAAGCAAACGGGTATTGAACACCTTTGGCAAGCCAACCCTGATATTTGGCCCTGGCATTCGCCCAATCTGTTCCCGGTTGTGGGCGGTTTGATCAACAACCAGTTATTGGTTGAGGGTCAGCCATACGAAATGGGAAGGCATGGCTTTGCACGGCAATCAGAATTTATTTTGCTGGAAGCCGATGAAGTATCAGCTAGTTTCTCGCTCCCTTACTGCGAAAAAACCTTGCAGGTATATCCGTACAAATTTGATTACCAGGTTTTATATATGCTCATCGATAACTCGTTGAGGGTTACGCATAAGGTGATCAACCTGGATAAAAAGACCATCTACTTTTCGGTTGGTGCCCATCCAGCCTTTAACATACCGTTTTTTAAGGATGAAAATTATGAGGATTATTACCTTGAATTTGAAACCGACGAGCACCTGGAAGCCAATATGCTATCGGCTGATGGCTTTTTTACCGGCGAAACCCATCCCGTGGCTACACCTGGCAATAAACTTCACTTAACCCGCCATTTATTTGATGCTGATGCCCTTGTTTTTAAACAGCTCAACTCACGCATGGTGAGTATCAAAAGTAAAAAGCATGATCAGTCTGTTTCGGTAGAATTTCCACACTATAATTACTTAGGTGTATGGGCTAAACCTGGTGCCGATTTTGTGTGTATTGAACCCTGGCTGGGTTGTGCCGATACGCAGGATCACCACGTAAACATCAACAAAAAAGAAGCTATACAAACCCTGCATGCGGGCCATGTTTTTGAGGCTCCTTATTTTATTAGTCTTTAG
- a CDS encoding M1 family metallopeptidase: MNKFYFALFSCTLLTSAAWAQYDNNPGSNHGNRFEQLGTMISTPNEYRSASGAPGPKYWQQKADYEISATLNDDKQRLDGNETITYTNNSPDPLTYLWLQLDENEHKKDAESAKFDESKMQSKMTIRQLQGIMGHDLDLGNHIVSVKDANGTALNYTINQTMMRVELPVTLQPGQKFRFKINWWYNISDRLTIGGRGGYEYFPEDGNYLYTMTQWYPRMAVYSDFQGWQNKQFTGRGEFALTFGDFKVSMNVPADHIVGGTGQCSNYAQTLTAAQLKRWNAAQSATTPQEIVTLDEVKQAMKNHASARKTWTFHAENVRDFAWVSSRRIVWDAMSTQIDGGKKVMAMSYYGPEAYPLYRKYSTKVVAHTLKTYSKHTFPYPYPVAISVEASNGMEYPMICFNYGRAEKDGTYSEATKNGMIGVIIHEVGHNFFPMIVNSDERQWTWMDEGLNTFCQYMAEQEWDSRYPSQRGPAYKIVDYMKMPKDQLEPIMTNSENIVMFGPNAYSKPATALNILRETVMGRELFDYAFKTYAHRWAFKHPTPADFFRTMEDASAVDLDWFWRGWFYGTDPVDVSIDSVKYYRLNTKNPAVEATADRAQYDRNLENISTTRNKEAGTRFAVEADTSLQDFYSKWDRFAATPATTQSYQAMYNAATPAEKKLYDSKNYFYEVSFSNKGGLVTPLIIEWTYADGTKEVEKISAYIWRKNENKITKVFAKTKEVKGIKLDPYRETADIDESNNSWPREYQPSRFELFKQQSLPRGVTAGPNPMQQAQKSQ; this comes from the coding sequence ATGAATAAATTTTACTTCGCATTATTTTCCTGTACGCTATTAACATCTGCCGCCTGGGCGCAGTATGATAATAACCCTGGCTCTAATCACGGTAACCGTTTTGAGCAACTGGGTACCATGATCTCTACGCCAAACGAGTACCGCTCGGCTTCGGGCGCTCCCGGTCCAAAATACTGGCAGCAAAAGGCCGATTACGAAATCAGTGCCACGCTTAACGATGATAAGCAGCGTTTAGATGGTAACGAAACCATCACCTATACCAACAATTCGCCCGATCCGCTTACCTATCTGTGGCTGCAGCTGGATGAGAACGAGCATAAAAAGGATGCAGAAAGCGCCAAGTTTGATGAAAGCAAAATGCAAAGCAAAATGACCATCCGTCAGTTGCAGGGCATTATGGGGCATGATCTTGATCTGGGTAACCACATTGTGAGCGTTAAAGATGCCAATGGCACCGCGCTCAACTATACCATTAACCAAACTATGATGCGTGTTGAGCTTCCGGTTACTTTGCAGCCGGGACAAAAATTTCGCTTTAAAATTAACTGGTGGTATAATATATCAGATCGCTTAACTATTGGTGGCCGTGGCGGTTACGAATATTTTCCGGAGGATGGTAACTATCTGTATACCATGACACAATGGTATCCGCGTATGGCTGTTTATAGCGATTTTCAGGGCTGGCAAAACAAACAGTTCACCGGTCGTGGTGAGTTTGCTTTAACCTTTGGTGATTTTAAAGTGAGCATGAATGTACCTGCTGATCATATTGTAGGTGGTACCGGTCAATGCTCTAACTATGCACAAACCCTTACCGCAGCGCAGTTGAAACGCTGGAACGCCGCACAGTCTGCAACTACACCGCAAGAGATAGTTACGCTGGATGAGGTAAAACAGGCCATGAAAAATCATGCATCGGCACGCAAAACCTGGACCTTCCACGCCGAAAACGTACGCGATTTTGCCTGGGTATCCTCACGCCGGATAGTTTGGGATGCTATGAGTACCCAGATTGATGGTGGCAAAAAAGTGATGGCCATGTCGTACTATGGCCCCGAGGCATATCCGCTTTATCGCAAATATTCCACCAAGGTGGTAGCGCACACTTTGAAAACTTATTCCAAGCATACCTTCCCATATCCTTACCCGGTAGCTATTTCTGTAGAAGCCTCCAACGGTATGGAATACCCGATGATCTGCTTTAATTATGGTCGCGCCGAAAAGGATGGTACATACAGCGAGGCCACCAAAAACGGTATGATCGGTGTAATTATCCATGAAGTTGGGCATAACTTTTTCCCGATGATTGTAAACTCCGACGAGCGCCAGTGGACCTGGATGGACGAGGGGCTGAATACCTTTTGCCAGTATATGGCCGAGCAGGAGTGGGATAGCCGCTACCCGTCACAACGCGGTCCGGCTTATAAGATTGTTGATTACATGAAGATGCCGAAAGATCAGTTAGAGCCTATCATGACCAACTCCGAGAATATTGTGATGTTTGGCCCCAACGCTTACTCAAAACCGGCAACCGCTTTAAATATCCTGCGCGAAACCGTGATGGGCCGCGAACTGTTTGACTATGCCTTTAAAACCTACGCGCATCGCTGGGCCTTTAAACATCCAACACCAGCCGACTTTTTCCGTACGATGGAAGATGCCTCGGCAGTTGACCTGGATTGGTTCTGGCGCGGATGGTTCTACGGAACTGATCCTGTCGACGTATCTATCGACAGTGTAAAATATTATCGCCTCAATACCAAAAATCCGGCTGTGGAAGCTACTGCCGATCGGGCACAATATGATCGTAACCTCGAAAACATCAGCACCACCCGTAATAAAGAAGCGGGTACCCGGTTCGCGGTAGAGGCTGATACTTCCCTGCAGGATTTTTACAGTAAGTGGGATCGTTTCGCAGCAACGCCAGCCACTACACAAAGTTACCAGGCCATGTACAATGCTGCTACCCCAGCCGAAAAGAAACTGTACGATAGCAAGAACTACTTTTACGAGGTTAGCTTCAGTAACAAAGGCGGCCTGGTTACCCCTTTAATTATTGAGTGGACCTATGCCGATGGCACCAAGGAGGTTGAAAAAATATCAGCCTACATCTGGCGTAAAAATGAAAATAAGATCACCAAGGTTTTTGCCAAAACTAAAGAGGTAAAAGGCATTAAACTCGACCCATACCGCGAAACCGCCGATATTGACGAAAGCAATAATAGCTGGCCACGCGAATACCAGCCATCAAGGTTTGAGCTATTTAAGCAGCAAAGTTTGCCAAGAGGCGTTACTGCCGGGCCAAACCCCATGCAACAAGCGCAAAAGAGTCAATAA
- a CDS encoding DUF6702 family protein, with the protein MLQLIIISWLSFFHPFYVSVTEINHNAHTQAVEVSCRIFYDDLERTLEKQYHTHVDIVKPADKNKMNQLLSDYIKKHLIIKADGKPLALSYVGYEIQEDAAWAYFEIKGINKVKKFEVHDDLLFTEHPEQINMLHVTVGGQRKSTKLSNPDSDAAFEF; encoded by the coding sequence ATGTTGCAATTAATAATTATCAGCTGGCTCAGCTTCTTCCATCCCTTTTATGTGAGCGTTACTGAAATTAACCATAATGCCCATACGCAGGCGGTTGAGGTAAGCTGCCGCATATTTTATGATGATTTAGAACGTACGCTGGAGAAACAATACCACACCCATGTAGATATTGTAAAGCCTGCCGATAAAAACAAAATGAACCAGCTGCTAAGTGATTATATTAAAAAGCACCTCATCATTAAAGCCGATGGCAAACCACTCGCGTTAAGCTACGTGGGCTACGAAATTCAGGAAGATGCCGCATGGGCTTATTTTGAAATTAAAGGCATTAACAAGGTTAAAAAGTTTGAGGTACATGACGATCTGCTGTTTACCGAACACCCGGAACAGATCAATATGCTGCATGTAACCGTAGGCGGCCAACGCAAAAGCACCAAACTAAGCAACCCGGATAGCGACGCGGCATTTGAGTTTTAA